A stretch of Schistocerca nitens isolate TAMUIC-IGC-003100 chromosome 6, iqSchNite1.1, whole genome shotgun sequence DNA encodes these proteins:
- the LOC126262691 gene encoding chondroitin proteoglycan-2-like produces the protein MKGLSLVCAVLVAVIGGSSAASIRKVTVMSATCQGASGPFPNPNSCRSFLQCEPSGVATVIPCPANLEFNPKLRVCDFPERAGCSSSSSAPADDDNGNESGGGSNDSGGSPAPPSDDVPTCPAWNPDDVTQLPNPKDCSSFYKCDENGVAWLIPCPAGLEYNAELRVCDYPENAGCSTSSSPSNPSDDTPSEGEQDDGNSEGGSDANPQPPTGDAPSCPAWNPDDVTQLPNPSDCSSFYKCDENGVAWLIPCPAGLEYNANLRVCDYPESAGCSSSAAPSNPSGDESSDGDQNNGNADSGNSESPQLPAGDAPTCPPWNPNDVTQLPNPSDCSSFYKCDENGVAWLIPCPAGLQYNAELRVCDYPEHAGCSV, from the exons ATGAAGG GACTATCACTTGTGTGTGCCGTATTGGTGGCTGTGATCGGAGGCAGCAGTGCCGCTTCCATCCGCAAAGTAACTGTG ATGAGCGCAACATGCCAGGGAGCGTCTGGTCCATTTCCCAACCCCAACAGCTGCAGGAGCTTCCTACAGTGTGAGCCATCAGGCGTAGCCACGGTCATCCCGTGCCCAGCAAACCTCGAGTTCAATCCAAAGCTGAGGGTGTGCGACTTCCCAGAGCGAGCTGGCTGTTCTTCATCCTCGTCTGCTCCTGCTGACGACGACAATGGCAatgaatctggtggtggctccaacgACAGTGGAGGTTCACCTGCGCCCCCATCTGACGACGTCCCCACTTGTCCAGCATGGAATCCGGATGACGTCACCCAGCTTCCGAATCCAAAGGACTGCAGCAGCTTCTACAAGTGTGACGAGAACGGCGTTGCCTGGCTTATTCCATGCCCAGCCGGCCTAGAGTACAATGCAGAACTAAGGGTGTGTGACTACCCAGAAAATGCTGGTTGCTCGACGTCGTCCTCACCAAGCAACCCTTCTGATGATACTCCTTCCGAGGGAGAGCAGGATGATGGAAATTCAGAGGGAGGCAGTGACGCAAATCCACAACCGCCAACTGGAGATGCTCCCAGTTGCCCAGCATGGAATCCAGATGACGTCACCCAGCTTCCTAACCCTAGTGATTGCAGCTCCTTCTACAAGTGTGACGAGAATGGTGTGGCTTGGCTCATACCGTGCCCAGCTGGTCTTGAGTACAATGCCAACCTGAGAGTCTGTGATTATCCTGAAAGTGCTGGCTGCTCATCATCAGCTGCTCCAAGTAACCCATCTGGCGACGAATCCTCTGATGGCGATCAGAACAACGGAAATGCTGACTCTGGTAACAGTGAAAGCCCACAGCTACCAGCTGGAGATGCTCCCACCTGTCCACCTTGGAACCCAAATGACGTCACCCAGCTGCCTAACCCCAGTGACTGTAGCAGCTTCTACAAGTGCGACGAGAACGGTGTAGCCTGGTTGATCCCGTGCCCAGCTGGCCTGCAGTACAACGCCGAGCTGAGGGTTTGTGATTACCCTGAACATGCTGGTTGTTCAGTCTAA